Proteins from a single region of Acanthochromis polyacanthus isolate Apoly-LR-REF ecotype Palm Island chromosome 11, KAUST_Apoly_ChrSc, whole genome shotgun sequence:
- the LOC110945387 gene encoding probable ATP-dependent RNA helicase ddx6 isoform X1 codes for MATARTESVGPLVMGLNKQNGQLRGQTKPAPAPPAPSTQGKTLGPQKAGGGPQDGGGIKFGDDWKKSLKLPPRDNRVKTSDVTATKGNEFEDYCLKRELLMGIFEMGWEKPSPIQEESIPIALSGRDILARAKNGTGKSGAYLIPLLERIDLKKDHIQAMVMVPTRELALQVSQICIQISKHLGGVKVMATTGGTNLRDDIMRLDETVHVVIATPGRILDLIKKGVAKVDRVQMMVMDEADKLLSQDFVVLIEDIISFLAKNRQILLYSATFPISVQKFMAKHLQKPYEINLMEELTLKGITQFYAYVTERQKVHCLNTLFSRLQINQSIIFCNSTQRVELLAKKITQLGYSCFYIHAKMMQEYRNRVFHDFRNGLCRNLVCTDLFTRGIDIQAVNVVINFDFPKNAETYLHRIGRSGRFGHLGLAINLITSEDRFNLKAIEDQLVTDIKPIPSSIDKSLYVAEFHSGSADCDVEEVEEKPGRQQDST; via the exons ATGGCAACGGCCAGAACAGAAAGCGTGGGTCCTCTGGTCATGGGCCTGAACAAGCAGAACGGGCAGCTCAGAGGACAGACCAAACCAGCTCCAGCCCCGCCAGCACCATCCACTCAAGGAAAGACTTTGGGTCCCCAGAAAGCCGGCGGCGGCCCTCAGGACGGAGGAGGCATCAAGTTTGGAGACGACTGGAAAAAGAGCCTGAAGCTCCCTCCCAGAGACAACAGGGTCAAAACCTCA GATGTGACGGCCACCAAGGGGAATGAGTTTGAAGATTACTGTCTCAAAAGAGAACTCCTGATGGGCATCTTTGAGATGGGCTGGGAGAAACCGTCCCCCATACAG GAGGAGAGCATTCCCATCGCCCTGTCTGGACGGGATATTCTGGCTCGGGCCAAGAACGGAACAGGAAAAAGTGGAGCTTATCTCATCCCACTGCTGGAGAGGATAGACCTGAAAAAGGACCACATACAGG CCATGGTCATGGTTCCTACTCGTGAGCTGGCGCTGCAGGTGAGTCAGATCTGCATCCAGATCAGCAAACACCTGGGAGGAGTCAAAGTCATGGCGACCACCGGCGGCACCAACCTGCGGGACGACATCATGCGTCTGGACGAGACCG tgcatGTGGTCATCGCTACGCCTGGCAGGATCCTGGACTTGATAAAGAAGGGCGTGGCGAAGGTGGATAGAGTCCAGATGATGGTGATGGACGAG GCGGATAAGCTGCTGTCTCAGGATTTTGTGGTGCTCATCGAGGATATCATCAGCTTCCTGGCCAAGAACAGGCAGATCCTGCTCTACTCTGCAACCTTCCCCATCAGCGTGCAGAAGTTCATG GCGAAGCATCTCCAGAAGCCCTATGAGATCAacctgatggaggagctgactCTGAAGGGCATCACTCAGTTCTACGCCTACGTCACCGAGAGGCAGAAAGTCCACTGCCTCAACACGCTGTTCTCCAGG CTTCAGATCAACCAGTCGATCATCTTCTGTAACTCCACTCAGAGGGTGGAGCTGTTGGCCAAGAAGATCACTCAGCTGGGCTACTCCTGCTTCTACATCCACGCCAAGATGATGCAG GAATACAGAAACCGTGTGTTCCACGACTTCAGAAACGGACTGTGCAGAAATCTCGTCTGCACCG ATCTGTTCACCAGAGGAATCGACATCCAGGCCGTCAACGTGGTCATCAACTTTGACTTCCCGAAGAACGCCGAGACTTACCTCCATCGCATCGGAAGATCAG GGAGGTTCGGTCACCTGGGCCTGGCCATCAACCTGATCACCTCAGAGGATCGCTTCAACCTGAAGGCCATCGAGGACCAGCTGGTGACCGACATCAAGCCCATCCCCAGCAGCATCGATAAGAGCCTCTACGTGGCCGAGTTCCACTCAGGCAGTGCCGACTGTGacgtggaggaggtggaggagaagccgGGACGGCAGCAGGACAGCACCTAG
- the LOC110945387 gene encoding probable ATP-dependent RNA helicase ddx6 isoform X2 has product MATARTESVGPLVMGLNKQNGQLRGQTKPAPAPPAPSTQGKTLGPQKAGGGPQDGGGIKFGDDWKKSLKLPPRDNRVKTSDVTATKGNEFEDYCLKRELLMGIFEMGWEKPSPIQEESIPIALSGRDILARAKNGTGKSGAYLIPLLERIDLKKDHIQVHVVIATPGRILDLIKKGVAKVDRVQMMVMDEADKLLSQDFVVLIEDIISFLAKNRQILLYSATFPISVQKFMAKHLQKPYEINLMEELTLKGITQFYAYVTERQKVHCLNTLFSRLQINQSIIFCNSTQRVELLAKKITQLGYSCFYIHAKMMQEYRNRVFHDFRNGLCRNLVCTDLFTRGIDIQAVNVVINFDFPKNAETYLHRIGRSGRFGHLGLAINLITSEDRFNLKAIEDQLVTDIKPIPSSIDKSLYVAEFHSGSADCDVEEVEEKPGRQQDST; this is encoded by the exons ATGGCAACGGCCAGAACAGAAAGCGTGGGTCCTCTGGTCATGGGCCTGAACAAGCAGAACGGGCAGCTCAGAGGACAGACCAAACCAGCTCCAGCCCCGCCAGCACCATCCACTCAAGGAAAGACTTTGGGTCCCCAGAAAGCCGGCGGCGGCCCTCAGGACGGAGGAGGCATCAAGTTTGGAGACGACTGGAAAAAGAGCCTGAAGCTCCCTCCCAGAGACAACAGGGTCAAAACCTCA GATGTGACGGCCACCAAGGGGAATGAGTTTGAAGATTACTGTCTCAAAAGAGAACTCCTGATGGGCATCTTTGAGATGGGCTGGGAGAAACCGTCCCCCATACAG GAGGAGAGCATTCCCATCGCCCTGTCTGGACGGGATATTCTGGCTCGGGCCAAGAACGGAACAGGAAAAAGTGGAGCTTATCTCATCCCACTGCTGGAGAGGATAGACCTGAAAAAGGACCACATACAGG tgcatGTGGTCATCGCTACGCCTGGCAGGATCCTGGACTTGATAAAGAAGGGCGTGGCGAAGGTGGATAGAGTCCAGATGATGGTGATGGACGAG GCGGATAAGCTGCTGTCTCAGGATTTTGTGGTGCTCATCGAGGATATCATCAGCTTCCTGGCCAAGAACAGGCAGATCCTGCTCTACTCTGCAACCTTCCCCATCAGCGTGCAGAAGTTCATG GCGAAGCATCTCCAGAAGCCCTATGAGATCAacctgatggaggagctgactCTGAAGGGCATCACTCAGTTCTACGCCTACGTCACCGAGAGGCAGAAAGTCCACTGCCTCAACACGCTGTTCTCCAGG CTTCAGATCAACCAGTCGATCATCTTCTGTAACTCCACTCAGAGGGTGGAGCTGTTGGCCAAGAAGATCACTCAGCTGGGCTACTCCTGCTTCTACATCCACGCCAAGATGATGCAG GAATACAGAAACCGTGTGTTCCACGACTTCAGAAACGGACTGTGCAGAAATCTCGTCTGCACCG ATCTGTTCACCAGAGGAATCGACATCCAGGCCGTCAACGTGGTCATCAACTTTGACTTCCCGAAGAACGCCGAGACTTACCTCCATCGCATCGGAAGATCAG GGAGGTTCGGTCACCTGGGCCTGGCCATCAACCTGATCACCTCAGAGGATCGCTTCAACCTGAAGGCCATCGAGGACCAGCTGGTGACCGACATCAAGCCCATCCCCAGCAGCATCGATAAGAGCCTCTACGTGGCCGAGTTCCACTCAGGCAGTGCCGACTGTGacgtggaggaggtggaggagaagccgGGACGGCAGCAGGACAGCACCTAG